From Triticum urartu cultivar G1812 chromosome 2, Tu2.1, whole genome shotgun sequence, a single genomic window includes:
- the LOC125539344 gene encoding O-fucosyltransferase 6-like isoform X2 yields MGSRRRRGQHHGRWVVPSVAPAAAAFTAAGLLLVVVAFHCFLSPPLGGGGGGGGVRRPNPPFLLNKPAELRRNLVGTVDFTVPSGGSRLGEELWTSKTAHHFVGCSDATKEFADAKAVTESNRYLMIATSGGLNQQRTGIIDAVVAARILNATLVIPKLDQASFWNDASDFGEIFDADSFISSLANDVKIIRQVPDINGKTPFPYKMRVPRKCTPKCYENRVLPALLKKHVVQLTKFDYRVSNRLETDLQKLRCRVNYHALKFTDPILEMGRLLVQRMRAKSGRFIALHLRFEPDMLAFSGCYFGGGEIERRELGAIRKRWNTLHESNPDRERRHGKCPLTPEEVGFMLRALGFGKDVHLYVASGDVYGGEETLAPLKALFPNFHSKETLSSKEELAPFLPFSSRMAALDYVVCDGSDVFVTNNNGNMARMLAGRRRYFGHKRTIRPNSKKLSSLFLNRTSMSWDTFASKVQMYQKGFMGEPNEIKPGKGEFHEHPMDCICARTKRRTGHSKPNLSNRAGEAPGNHTSDAEFDWSDLDYGENTPLGGDSSNETDPDYGRIAGPDIPELEDILSD; encoded by the exons atggggtcgaggcggcggcgcgggcagcaCCACGGCCGCTGGGTGGTGCCCTCGGTGGCGCCGGCCGCGGCGGCGTTCACGGCGGCCGGCCTGCTGCTCGTCGTCGTCGCGTTCCACTGCTTCCTCTCGCCGCCGCtcgggggtggcggcggcggcggcggcgtccggcgccCCAACCCGCCGTTCCTG TTGAACAAACCGGCCGAGTTGCGCAGGAATCTCGTCGGCACCGTCGATTTCACCGTTCCG AGTGGCGGGAGCAGGCTGGGGGAGGAGCTCTGGACGTCGAAGACGGCGCACCACTTCGTTGGCTGCAGCGACGCCACCAAGGAGTTCGCCG ATGCCAAGGCTGTCACCGAGTCGAATCGCTATCTGATGATCGCCACCAGCGGGGGCCTGAACCAGCAGCGAACAGGG ATCATAGATGCTGTTGTTGCAGCGCGCATTCTGAATGCAACACTTGTCATTCCAAAGCTTGATCAGGCATCTTTCTGGAATGACGCAAG TGATTTTGGGGAGATATTTGATGCTGACTCATTCATATCCTCGCTCGCAAATGATGTAAAGATCATACGACAAGTACCTGATATAAATGGGAAAACACCATTTCCATATAAGATGCGTGTACCTAGGAAGTGTACTCCAAAATGCTATGAGAACCGAGTACTACCTGCCCTTTTAAAGAAACAT GTTGTTCAACTAACAAAATTTGACTACCGGGTTTCCAACAGGTTGGAGACTGATCTTCAAAAGCTGAGGTGTAGAGTCAATTATCATGCACTAAAGTTCACAGATCCAATTCTCGAAATGGGCCGATTGCTTGTCCAAAGAATGAGAGCCAAAAGTGGACGCTTCATTGCTCTTCACCTAAG ATTTGAGCCTGACATGCTGGCCTTCTCGGGATGCTACTTTGGGGGTGGCGAAATTGAGAGAAGGGAACTAGGTGCAATACGTAAGAGGTGGAATACACTGCAT GAAAGCAACCCTGACAGAGAGCGCCGGCATGGCAAATGTCCTCTAACACCTGAAGAAGTTGGCTTCATGCTCAGGGCATTGGGTTTTGGGAAGGATGTCCACCTATATGTTGCGTCGGGGGATGTATATGGAGGAGAGGAGACATTAGCACCTCTGAAAGCGCTCTTCCCAAACTTCCACTCGAAGGAGACTCTATCAAGCAAGGAGGAGCTGGCACCTTTCTTGCCATTCTCGTCTCGCATGGCCGCCCTTGATTATGTAGTGTGTGATGGCAGCGATGTTTTCGTGACAAATAACAATGGCAACATGGCAAGAATGTTGGCTGGTCGAAG GAGATACTTTGGGCACAAGAGGACCATACGACCCAATTCTAAGAAGCTCTCTTCACTCTTCCTTAATCGAACCAGCATGAGCTGGGACACATTTGCATCCAAAGTTCAGATGTACCAAAAGGGGTTTATGGGTGAGCCAAATGAGATTAAACCAGGAAAAGGTGAATTTCACGAGCACCCTATGGACTGCATTTGTGCAAGGACAAAGAGAAGAACTGGGCATAGTAAGCCGAACCTAAGCAATCGTGCTGGTGAAGCTCCCGGGAATCATACCAGTGATGCAGAGTTTGACTGGAGCGATTTGGACTATGGAGAGAATACACCCTTGGGAGGGGATTCATCAAATGAGACTGATCCAGACTACGGCCGTATTGCTGGACCAGACATTCCTGAATTGGAGGACATACTCTCAGACTAA
- the LOC125539344 gene encoding O-fucosyltransferase 6-like isoform X1 has protein sequence MGSRRRRGQHHGRWVVPSVAPAAAAFTAAGLLLVVVAFHCFLSPPLGGGGGGGGVRRPNPPFLLNKPAELRRNLVGTVDFTVPSGGSRLGEELWTSKTAHHFVGCSDATKEFAADAKAVTESNRYLMIATSGGLNQQRTGIIDAVVAARILNATLVIPKLDQASFWNDASDFGEIFDADSFISSLANDVKIIRQVPDINGKTPFPYKMRVPRKCTPKCYENRVLPALLKKHVVQLTKFDYRVSNRLETDLQKLRCRVNYHALKFTDPILEMGRLLVQRMRAKSGRFIALHLRFEPDMLAFSGCYFGGGEIERRELGAIRKRWNTLHESNPDRERRHGKCPLTPEEVGFMLRALGFGKDVHLYVASGDVYGGEETLAPLKALFPNFHSKETLSSKEELAPFLPFSSRMAALDYVVCDGSDVFVTNNNGNMARMLAGRRRYFGHKRTIRPNSKKLSSLFLNRTSMSWDTFASKVQMYQKGFMGEPNEIKPGKGEFHEHPMDCICARTKRRTGHSKPNLSNRAGEAPGNHTSDAEFDWSDLDYGENTPLGGDSSNETDPDYGRIAGPDIPELEDILSD, from the exons atggggtcgaggcggcggcgcgggcagcaCCACGGCCGCTGGGTGGTGCCCTCGGTGGCGCCGGCCGCGGCGGCGTTCACGGCGGCCGGCCTGCTGCTCGTCGTCGTCGCGTTCCACTGCTTCCTCTCGCCGCCGCtcgggggtggcggcggcggcggcggcgtccggcgccCCAACCCGCCGTTCCTG TTGAACAAACCGGCCGAGTTGCGCAGGAATCTCGTCGGCACCGTCGATTTCACCGTTCCG AGTGGCGGGAGCAGGCTGGGGGAGGAGCTCTGGACGTCGAAGACGGCGCACCACTTCGTTGGCTGCAGCGACGCCACCAAGGAGTTCGCCG CAGATGCCAAGGCTGTCACCGAGTCGAATCGCTATCTGATGATCGCCACCAGCGGGGGCCTGAACCAGCAGCGAACAGGG ATCATAGATGCTGTTGTTGCAGCGCGCATTCTGAATGCAACACTTGTCATTCCAAAGCTTGATCAGGCATCTTTCTGGAATGACGCAAG TGATTTTGGGGAGATATTTGATGCTGACTCATTCATATCCTCGCTCGCAAATGATGTAAAGATCATACGACAAGTACCTGATATAAATGGGAAAACACCATTTCCATATAAGATGCGTGTACCTAGGAAGTGTACTCCAAAATGCTATGAGAACCGAGTACTACCTGCCCTTTTAAAGAAACAT GTTGTTCAACTAACAAAATTTGACTACCGGGTTTCCAACAGGTTGGAGACTGATCTTCAAAAGCTGAGGTGTAGAGTCAATTATCATGCACTAAAGTTCACAGATCCAATTCTCGAAATGGGCCGATTGCTTGTCCAAAGAATGAGAGCCAAAAGTGGACGCTTCATTGCTCTTCACCTAAG ATTTGAGCCTGACATGCTGGCCTTCTCGGGATGCTACTTTGGGGGTGGCGAAATTGAGAGAAGGGAACTAGGTGCAATACGTAAGAGGTGGAATACACTGCAT GAAAGCAACCCTGACAGAGAGCGCCGGCATGGCAAATGTCCTCTAACACCTGAAGAAGTTGGCTTCATGCTCAGGGCATTGGGTTTTGGGAAGGATGTCCACCTATATGTTGCGTCGGGGGATGTATATGGAGGAGAGGAGACATTAGCACCTCTGAAAGCGCTCTTCCCAAACTTCCACTCGAAGGAGACTCTATCAAGCAAGGAGGAGCTGGCACCTTTCTTGCCATTCTCGTCTCGCATGGCCGCCCTTGATTATGTAGTGTGTGATGGCAGCGATGTTTTCGTGACAAATAACAATGGCAACATGGCAAGAATGTTGGCTGGTCGAAG GAGATACTTTGGGCACAAGAGGACCATACGACCCAATTCTAAGAAGCTCTCTTCACTCTTCCTTAATCGAACCAGCATGAGCTGGGACACATTTGCATCCAAAGTTCAGATGTACCAAAAGGGGTTTATGGGTGAGCCAAATGAGATTAAACCAGGAAAAGGTGAATTTCACGAGCACCCTATGGACTGCATTTGTGCAAGGACAAAGAGAAGAACTGGGCATAGTAAGCCGAACCTAAGCAATCGTGCTGGTGAAGCTCCCGGGAATCATACCAGTGATGCAGAGTTTGACTGGAGCGATTTGGACTATGGAGAGAATACACCCTTGGGAGGGGATTCATCAAATGAGACTGATCCAGACTACGGCCGTATTGCTGGACCAGACATTCCTGAATTGGAGGACATACTCTCAGACTAA